The Nitrogeniibacter aestuarii genome has a window encoding:
- the gatC gene encoding Asp-tRNA(Asn)/Glu-tRNA(Gln) amidotransferase subunit GatC, which produces MSLSLEEVHKIARLARIELADGEAQDTLDKLNNIFGLIEQMQAVDTTGIEPMSHPQDVAQRLRDDAATEENRREAFQAVAPQTEAGLYLVPQVIE; this is translated from the coding sequence ATGTCTCTTTCGCTCGAAGAGGTCCATAAGATTGCCCGGCTCGCCCGTATCGAGCTGGCCGACGGCGAGGCACAGGACACCCTCGACAAGCTCAACAACATCTTCGGCCTGATCGAGCAGATGCAGGCGGTGGACACCACCGGCATCGAGCCCATGTCGCACCCGCAGGACGTGGCACAGCGCCTGCGAGACGACGCGGCCACCGAAGAGAATCGGCGCGAGGCCTTCCAGGCGGTCGCTCCCCAGACCGAAGCCGGGCTGTATCTCGTCCCCCAGGTCATCGAATAA
- the gatB gene encoding Asp-tRNA(Asn)/Glu-tRNA(Gln) amidotransferase subunit GatB — protein sequence MSRQDWEVVIGLEIHAQLNTASKIFSGASTAFGAEPNAQACGVDIALPGVLPVLNKGAVERAIRFGLAIGAEVAKKSVFARKNYFYPDLPKGYQISQFELPVVVGGQVTVQVGEGDNAYEKTINLTRAHLEEDAGKSLHEDFHGMSGIDLNRAGTPLLEIVSEPDMRSSAEAVAYARALHTLVRWIDICDGNMQEGSFRCDANVSVRPRGQEEFGTRREIKNLNSFRFLQQAIDYEIQWQIEHIEDGGTVQQATVLFDPDTGETRVMRTKEDAHDYRYFPDPDLLPLVITDEEIERAREIMPELPAAMRARFVSDWGLTPYDAQTLTANRDIAAYFEATVAVAGDKLAKPCANWVMGELAKRLNKEELELVDAPLKPGQLAKLVMRIGDGTISNNAAKKVFEALWSGNGNDVDAIIEAEGLKQMNDTGELERIVDEVIANNAKNVEEFRAGKEKALNALVGQVMKASRGKANPAQVNELLRAKLAG from the coding sequence ATGAGTCGTCAGGATTGGGAAGTCGTCATCGGGCTGGAAATTCACGCCCAGCTCAATACCGCCTCCAAGATTTTCTCGGGCGCCAGCACAGCCTTCGGCGCAGAGCCCAATGCACAGGCCTGCGGCGTGGACATCGCCCTGCCCGGCGTGCTGCCGGTGCTCAACAAGGGTGCCGTCGAGCGCGCCATCCGCTTCGGCCTGGCCATTGGCGCGGAAGTGGCCAAAAAGAGCGTGTTCGCCCGCAAGAACTACTTCTACCCCGATCTGCCCAAGGGCTACCAGATCAGCCAGTTCGAGCTGCCCGTGGTGGTCGGCGGTCAGGTGACCGTTCAGGTCGGCGAGGGCGACAACGCCTACGAAAAGACCATCAACCTGACCCGCGCCCATCTGGAAGAAGATGCCGGCAAGAGCCTGCATGAAGACTTCCACGGCATGAGCGGCATCGACCTCAACCGTGCCGGCACGCCCCTGCTCGAGATCGTCTCGGAACCCGACATGCGCTCTTCGGCCGAAGCCGTCGCCTACGCCCGCGCGCTGCACACCCTGGTGCGCTGGATCGACATCTGCGACGGCAACATGCAGGAGGGCTCCTTCCGCTGTGACGCCAACGTGTCGGTGCGCCCGCGCGGTCAGGAAGAATTCGGCACCCGACGCGAGATCAAGAACCTGAACTCCTTCCGCTTCCTGCAGCAGGCGATCGACTACGAGATCCAGTGGCAGATCGAGCACATCGAGGACGGCGGCACAGTGCAGCAGGCCACGGTGCTGTTCGACCCGGACACGGGCGAGACGCGCGTGATGCGTACCAAGGAAGACGCCCACGACTACCGCTACTTCCCGGACCCCGATCTGCTACCGCTGGTGATCACCGACGAAGAGATCGAGCGCGCCCGCGAAATCATGCCCGAGCTGCCGGCGGCCATGCGCGCACGCTTCGTGAGCGACTGGGGCCTGACGCCCTATGACGCGCAAACACTCACCGCAAACCGCGATATCGCCGCCTACTTCGAAGCCACAGTCGCCGTCGCCGGCGACAAACTCGCCAAACCCTGCGCCAACTGGGTCATGGGTGAGCTGGCCAAACGCCTGAACAAGGAAGAACTCGAACTCGTCGACGCGCCCCTCAAGCCGGGCCAGCTGGCCAAGCTGGTGATGCGCATTGGTGATGGCACCATCTCCAACAACGCCGCCAAGAAGGTCTTCGAAGCGCTGTGGAGCGGCAACGGTAATGACGTGGACGCCATCATCGAGGCCGAAGGGCTCAAGCAGATGAACGACACGGGCGAGCTGGAGCGCATCGTCGACGAAGTGATCGCCAACAACGCCAAGAACGTCGAAGAATTCCGCGCTGGCAAGGAAAAGGCACTCAACGCCCTCGTCGGGCAGGTGATGAAGGCGTCGCGCGGCAAGGCCAATCCGGCACAGGTCAACGAGTTGCTGCGCGCCAAACTGGCCGGCTGA
- the mreD gene encoding rod shape-determining protein MreD, whose product MQPTNRSRRILRPVRLWFVYFSLIVALGLNFIPTGRLPGIPDWLALVLAFWCVREPLLVGMGTGFVFGVLTDVAYGAAMGQHALAYVLLAYGANALARRVLWFGPIQQSVQILPLLLGVQLVMVLVRLAAGAEFPGWWYFTGSFTAAVLWMPLHFVLLLPQYQPEERDDNRPI is encoded by the coding sequence ATGCAACCGACCAATCGATCACGACGAATCCTGCGCCCGGTCCGCCTGTGGTTCGTCTACTTCTCGCTCATCGTTGCCCTCGGCCTGAACTTTATTCCCACCGGCCGTCTGCCGGGGATCCCCGACTGGCTGGCGCTGGTGCTGGCGTTCTGGTGCGTGCGCGAGCCCTTGCTCGTCGGTATGGGTACGGGCTTCGTTTTCGGTGTGCTGACCGATGTCGCGTACGGGGCGGCCATGGGGCAGCACGCGCTGGCCTATGTATTGCTCGCTTATGGTGCCAATGCACTGGCGCGCCGGGTGTTGTGGTTCGGACCGATTCAGCAGTCGGTGCAGATCCTGCCCCTGTTGCTGGGCGTGCAACTGGTCATGGTACTGGTGCGTCTGGCGGCCGGTGCGGAATTCCCCGGCTGGTGGTACTTCACCGGTAGTTTCACGGCGGCCGTGTTGTGGATGCCGCTGCATTTCGTGCTGTTGCTGCCCCAGTATCAGCCCGAAGAGCGCGATGACAACCGGCCGATCTAG
- a CDS encoding DUF3617 domain-containing protein — MKTTLGLLLSLTSAISLAATDLPQRKAGLWEHRVQMSQTGGFTHAVHVCTDGSLDDMAIQQGVSNCSKLDIRQEGDRITVESVCQAGGSTATSRGSFSGDFTSHIAGQVLTTFSPPLNGMQQNTTRIDARWLGPCQAGQQPGDVIMQGLPGGINLNELMKRMPGAR, encoded by the coding sequence ATGAAAACGACTCTGGGCCTGCTGCTCTCGCTGACCTCGGCCATCAGCCTCGCCGCCACCGACCTGCCCCAGCGCAAGGCCGGCCTCTGGGAACATCGGGTCCAGATGTCCCAGACCGGCGGTTTCACCCACGCGGTGCACGTGTGCACCGACGGCAGCCTCGACGACATGGCCATCCAGCAAGGGGTATCGAACTGCAGCAAGCTGGACATCCGCCAGGAGGGTGACCGCATCACCGTCGAATCCGTGTGTCAGGCCGGCGGCAGTACCGCCACCAGTCGCGGGAGTTTCAGCGGTGATTTCACCAGCCACATTGCCGGGCAAGTGCTCACCACCTTCTCGCCGCCACTGAACGGGATGCAACAGAACACCACCCGCATCGATGCCCGGTGGTTGGGCCCCTGTCAGGCCGGCCAGCAACCGGGGGACGTGATCATGCAGGGCCTGCCCGGCGGCATCAACCTCAATGAGCTCATGAAGCGGATGCCCGGCGCGCGCTGA
- a CDS encoding rod shape-determining protein — protein sequence MFGFLRSYFSNDLAIDLGTANTLIYVRAKGIVLDEPSVVAIRTEGGPNAKKTIQAVGHAAKQMLGKTPGNITAIRPMKDGVIADFVVTEQMIKQFIKKVHDSRLFSPSPRIIVCVPCGSTQVERRAIRDAALAAGASQVYLIEEPMAAAIGAGLPVADATGSMVVDIGGGTTEVGVISLGGMVYSGSVRVGGDKFDDAIVNYIRRNYGMLIGDTTAENIKKEIGSAFPGSEVKEMEVKGRNLAEGIPRSFTISSNEILEALNEPLNQIVSAVKIALEQTPPELGADIAERGMVLTGGGALLRDLDRLLMEETGLPVIVADEPLTCVARGSGMALEKMDKLGSIFTSE from the coding sequence ATGTTTGGATTTTTGCGTTCGTATTTTTCCAATGACCTTGCGATTGACCTGGGTACTGCCAACACCCTGATTTACGTGCGCGCCAAGGGCATTGTGTTGGACGAGCCGTCTGTCGTTGCCATTCGCACCGAGGGCGGCCCCAATGCCAAGAAAACCATCCAGGCCGTCGGTCACGCCGCCAAGCAGATGCTGGGCAAGACGCCGGGCAACATCACCGCGATCCGCCCCATGAAGGACGGCGTGATTGCCGACTTCGTCGTTACCGAGCAGATGATCAAGCAGTTCATCAAGAAGGTGCACGACTCCCGCCTGTTCTCGCCGAGCCCGCGCATCATCGTGTGCGTGCCCTGCGGCTCCACCCAGGTCGAGCGCCGGGCGATTCGTGATGCAGCCCTCGCTGCCGGCGCGAGCCAGGTCTACCTCATCGAAGAGCCCATGGCTGCCGCCATTGGTGCCGGCCTGCCGGTGGCCGATGCGACCGGTTCCATGGTGGTCGATATCGGGGGCGGCACCACGGAAGTGGGCGTGATCTCCCTGGGCGGCATGGTGTATTCCGGCTCGGTGCGCGTGGGGGGCGACAAGTTCGACGACGCCATCGTCAATTACATCCGCCGCAACTACGGCATGCTCATCGGCGATACCACGGCCGAGAACATCAAGAAGGAAATCGGTTCTGCCTTCCCGGGCTCCGAAGTCAAGGAGATGGAAGTGAAGGGCCGCAACCTGGCCGAGGGTATTCCCCGCAGCTTCACCATTTCCTCCAACGAAATCCTCGAAGCGCTCAACGAGCCGCTCAATCAGATCGTCTCTGCCGTCAAGATCGCGCTCGAGCAGACGCCGCCCGAGCTGGGCGCCGACATTGCCGAGCGCGGCATGGTGCTGACCGGCGGTGGTGCGCTACTGCGCGATCTGGATCGATTGCTCATGGAAGAAACGGGTCTGCCGGTGATCGTGGCCGATGAGCCGCTTACCTGCGTGGCCCGTGGCTCCGGCATGGCGCTGGAAAAGATGGACAAGCTCGGTTCCATCTTCACTTCAGAGTGA
- the mreC gene encoding rod shape-determining protein MreC gives MVGHQPPPIFRRGPAPLVRLFLLVCICLGMLVADLQFRYLEVVRKTVSVVLYPLEIAAAAPVEFLSNASRYFATLVEVQGENRQLRRKALADADRLLRQTELERENARLRALLTMSERVGVESVAADVLYEARDAFTRKVILDRGAQHDVGAGQAVVDELGMVGQVTRVYPIQSEVTLVTDKGQAVPVRVERTGQRGVVYGAGDGRLELRYLLANADVEPGDLLVTSGLDDVYLSGIPVAKVVAVDRTRQAFALITCEPIARVGQTSQVLILARAVPLAPQEASADSAPEDAAAGEAVPAKE, from the coding sequence GTGGTCGGTCATCAGCCTCCTCCGATATTCCGCCGTGGCCCCGCACCGCTGGTGCGGCTCTTCCTGCTCGTCTGTATCTGTCTGGGCATGCTGGTTGCCGACCTCCAGTTCCGTTACCTGGAAGTGGTCCGCAAGACCGTCTCGGTGGTGCTCTATCCGCTCGAGATTGCTGCCGCCGCGCCGGTGGAATTCCTCTCCAATGCCTCCCGCTATTTCGCTACGCTCGTCGAAGTGCAGGGCGAGAACCGGCAGTTGCGCCGCAAGGCCCTTGCTGACGCCGATCGCCTGCTGCGCCAGACCGAACTTGAACGTGAAAACGCCCGCCTGCGTGCGCTGCTGACCATGTCGGAGCGTGTCGGCGTCGAATCCGTTGCGGCCGATGTGCTTTACGAAGCCCGTGATGCCTTTACGCGCAAGGTGATTCTCGATCGTGGCGCCCAGCACGATGTGGGTGCGGGTCAGGCCGTGGTCGATGAACTCGGCATGGTCGGTCAGGTGACGCGGGTGTATCCGATTCAGTCCGAGGTCACCCTGGTGACCGACAAGGGGCAGGCTGTGCCGGTGCGGGTGGAACGTACCGGGCAGCGTGGGGTCGTTTACGGGGCGGGCGACGGCCGCCTGGAGCTTCGCTACCTGCTGGCCAATGCCGATGTGGAGCCGGGCGACCTGCTTGTCACCTCCGGCCTCGATGACGTGTATCTGTCGGGTATCCCGGTGGCGAAGGTGGTGGCGGTGGATCGCACACGACAGGCCTTTGCGCTGATCACCTGCGAGCCGATCGCCCGGGTGGGCCAGACCTCGCAGGTGCTGATCCTGGCCCGTGCCGTACCGCTGGCTCCCCAGGAGGCGTCGGCGGATTCCGCCCCCGAGGACGCAGCGGCCGGTGAGGCTGTGCCGGCCAAGGAATAG
- the gatA gene encoding Asp-tRNA(Asn)/Glu-tRNA(Gln) amidotransferase subunit GatA: protein MIQSSLTELAAALQGKLVSSVELTRACLSRIDALNPTLNAFITVDHEGALAAARAADERIAAGHAGPLTGIPLAHKDVFCTEGLRTSCASKMLDNFVSPYDAHVVSQLKAAGAVLVGKTNMDEFAMGSSNENTHYGPTRNAWQQDRVAGGSSGGSAVAVAARMVPMATGTDTGGSVRQPAAMNGVTGIKPTYGVVSRYGMIAYASSLDQGGAFGRSAQDCALLLSAMAGFDPRDSTSIDRPAEDYTRDLDKPLAGLRIGLPTEFFADGMDADVRLAIDAAIAKYRELGATTVEVSLPNAKLAIPAYYVIAPAEASSNLSRFDGVRYGHRAEGYDSLESMYEKSRAEGFGAEVKRRILVGTYVLSHGYYDAYYLKAQKLRRLIAQDFQKAFEQCDVIAGPTSPTVAWAIGEKSDDPVQMYLQDIYTIAVNLAGLPGLSLPCGTGANDLPVGLQLIGNYFDEARLLQAAHGFQQATDWHLRSPELG from the coding sequence ATGATCCAATCCAGTCTCACCGAACTTGCCGCTGCCCTGCAGGGCAAGCTGGTCTCCAGCGTCGAACTGACGCGGGCCTGCCTGTCACGCATCGACGCCCTCAACCCGACCCTCAACGCCTTCATCACGGTGGACCACGAAGGTGCGCTAGCGGCGGCACGAGCGGCCGATGAACGCATCGCAGCGGGTCACGCCGGCCCGCTGACCGGCATTCCGCTCGCCCACAAGGACGTCTTCTGCACCGAGGGCCTGCGCACCAGCTGTGCCTCGAAGATGCTCGACAACTTCGTGAGCCCCTACGACGCCCATGTGGTCAGCCAGCTCAAGGCAGCCGGAGCGGTCTTGGTCGGCAAGACCAATATGGACGAGTTCGCCATGGGCTCGTCCAATGAAAACACGCACTACGGCCCGACGCGCAATGCCTGGCAGCAGGACCGCGTTGCAGGCGGCTCATCGGGTGGTTCGGCCGTCGCCGTGGCGGCGCGCATGGTCCCCATGGCCACCGGCACCGACACGGGCGGCTCCGTGCGCCAGCCGGCCGCCATGAACGGCGTCACCGGCATCAAGCCCACTTACGGCGTAGTCAGCCGCTACGGCATGATTGCCTACGCATCTTCCCTTGATCAGGGTGGCGCCTTCGGTCGCAGCGCTCAGGACTGCGCCCTGCTGCTCTCGGCCATGGCCGGCTTCGATCCGCGCGATTCGACCAGCATCGACCGGCCCGCCGAAGACTACACCCGCGATCTCGACAAGCCACTGGCCGGCCTGCGCATCGGCCTGCCGACCGAATTCTTCGCTGACGGCATGGATGCCGACGTGCGCCTGGCCATCGACGCGGCCATCGCCAAGTATCGCGAACTGGGCGCCACCACGGTGGAAGTCAGTCTGCCCAATGCCAAGCTGGCGATCCCGGCGTATTACGTGATCGCCCCGGCAGAGGCCAGCTCCAACCTGTCACGATTCGATGGCGTGCGCTATGGCCACCGTGCCGAGGGCTATGACAGTCTGGAGAGCATGTACGAGAAGAGTCGCGCCGAAGGCTTCGGCGCCGAGGTGAAGCGCCGCATTCTGGTGGGCACCTACGTGCTTTCACATGGCTACTACGACGCTTATTACCTCAAGGCCCAGAAGCTGCGCCGACTGATCGCGCAGGACTTCCAGAAGGCGTTCGAACAGTGCGACGTCATCGCCGGCCCCACCAGCCCGACGGTGGCCTGGGCCATCGGCGAGAAGAGCGACGACCCGGTGCAGATGTACTTGCAGGATATCTACACCATCGCCGTCAACCTGGCCGGCCTGCCGGGCCTCTCCCTGCCCTGCGGCACGGGGGCGAACGACCTGCCCGTGGGCCTGCAGCTGATCGGCAACTATTTCGATGAAGCGCGCCTGCTGCAGGCTGCCCATGGCTTCCAGCAAGCCACGGACTGGCACCTGCGCTCGCCGGAGCTGGGGTGA